The window CCTTTCTCTTACAGGAGTAAGTTTATAATCGTTGCGATTAATGAGATCATCCATATTGGGATCATAATCCTGATTATTCGAATAAACAACTTCATTATCCTGGTTCACCCAGCGGTACTGCCACTGGTTTGACCCCACCTCAACTTCCTTTGTGTAGGGATTGACATACTCTTCCTGTTCCGTCAGGGTTAGGAACATGTCGTTATTGATCTCATAATTGGTTTTTCTCTGGTGTTCGGCAATTTCCTGATCCATTCGTTGGATCGTGTTCAAAACATCCTGGTGGATCTGGTTACGCTGTACCTGTCCGCGTATCTCTCCGATGAGCCAGTTCATGTTAATTTTTACCGAATTAATGATCTCTCCGAAAATGGGTTCATAATTCTCAAACTGTCCTTTGGGTGCCCTTGCATAAAATGTGCTCCGGTTCTTCCATAATCCGGCTCCCAGGTCCCCAAAGTCCATCACAACAGTGACGATCTTTTCCTGGTATTCAATACCATTCTCCCTGTAAGTAAGTGTAGTTATGGCTGCATCATAAATAAAATTCGCCATCATGTATTTATCCTGGTTCATGATCATCCGGGCCACGTCGGGAGCATTCTTTCTTTCGGTGATGCTTATTCCCTGTAAACCAGGATGGATGTATGGGATAACGATATTCTCTGTGAACAGGGCAGCGTTCATCTTTGGTATAACCGTCATCCCGTTATAATTGCTTCCTGTGGGAAACAGGCCCATCTGCCCGGCGGGAGATCTGCTCATATCAAAATAATACATATCCGGCAACCATCTTATCATGACCGAGCCTTGCTGGTCGCTGATGACACTGAAATCAAGTTTGGCCTCTATGGCATTCCCTGCACCGCCGCTGGTTGTGGGATCCAGGCGGTATATCCCGCCGGTGTAAGACCATCCTTTGGGTATCAGGAGGGAAAAGGCCTTTTCCCGGGGTTCCCAGACGCGCTGCAATACCAGGGTTTCCCCCCGGGATTGTGCTCCTGGCCCATTGGTGTTGCCAGAATTGGCATGGCCACCTTCATTGCCCGACATACAACCTGAAGATAAAGACAATAAGACGATCATGTTTATTATGATACCCGATGAACGCATATTCTTTACGGTTTACATCCTGAATACCCCATATTTCTGTTCCGGGAAAGGTTTATTCAGCGACATGGCAATCCCCATGGCAATAATTTTACGGGTATCGACCGGATCGATGATGCCGTCGTCCCACAGCCTGGAGGTGCTGTAATAAGCCGATCCTTCCTTATCGTATTTGTCTTCAATGCTCTGCCGCATCTTCTCTATCTCTTCGGCCGGCATTTCTTTGCCTTTGGCGCGGTACTGATCTTTTTTCACTGTAATAAGCACGTTAGCGGCCTGCATCCCGCCCATGACAGATATCTTGGCATTTGGCCACATGAAGAGCAGCCGGGGGTCGAAAGCCCTGCCGGCCATGCCATAGTTTCCGGCCCCGAAAGAACCGCCGAAAATGATGGTGAACTTTGGGATATCGGCATTGGCAACGGCATGAACCATTTTGGCGCCGTCTTTGGCTATGCCTCTTCTTTCGAAATCCTTGCCTACCATAAAACCTGTTATGTTTTGCAGGAAGAGCAGCGGGATCTTCCGGGAAGTACACAACTCAATGAAGTGTGTACCCTTTACGGCCGATTCGGGGAAAAGCACCCCGTTATTGGCCAGGATTCCCACCGGGAAACCCATTACACGGGCAAACCCGGTAATGATGGTAGGAGCATATCTTTCCTTGAATTCATGAAATTTGCTTCCATCCACGATACGGGCAATAATCTCCCTGGAGTCGACGGCTTTCTTCAGGTCGACCGGGGCAATGCCATAGAGTTCTTCCGGATCATAGGCCGGGTCTTCCACAGGGGCAATGTCGATAAACTGCTTTTCTTTCTGTTCAAGCGATTCAAATATATTCCTGCAAATCTGTATGGCATGAGTATCGTTTTCGGCGAAATGGTCGGCCACACCGGAAATGGAGGTATGTACGTCGGCACCACCCAGTTCTTCAGCGCTGACTTCTTCGCCGGTAGCGGCCTTCACCAGTGGAGGTCCTCCCAGGAAAATGGTTCCCTGATTTCTCACAATGATGGTTTCATCACTCATGGCCGGCACATAGGCACCGCCGGCGGTGCAGGAACCCATTACGATAGCGATCTGTGGCACACCCATGGCCGAAAGCCTGGCCTGGTTGTAAAAGAAACGCCCAAAATGGTTTTTATCAGGAAAAACCCTGTCCTGCTCAGGAAGAAAAGCCCCTCCTGAATCTACCATATATACTGTGGGCAACAAATTTTCCATAGCAATTTCCTGTGCCCTCAAGTGCTTACGGATGGTCCATTGCATATAGGTTCCACCCTTGACGGTGGCATCGTTGGCAATAATTACGGCCTCACGCCCATGAATCACACCGATACCTGTTGCTATCCCGGCTGAAGGAAACTCGTTGTCATACTGATCATAAGAGGCCAGAGTAGATAACTCCAGGAAAGGAGTGTTCGGGTCGATCAGCTTGTAGATCCTCTCCCGTGCCAGCAGCTTTCCCCTGGCTTTATGCTTTTGAATGGCATCATCAGATCCCCCACGGGATACCTCCCGGTAAATATTCCTGAAATTCTTCAGCAATTCGGAGAAAGCTTTCTTGTTCTCCTGAAACTCCTTTGACTTTACATCAATTTTTGATTCTATCTTAAACACGTTCGATGGTTTTGGTTAATGAATAAATGATTACTGGATGTTGTGCGGATTGAATGGGATATGGCAACCTGATCCTCATACATGCAATGATAGACATTTTTTTTGAACTAAAAAAGCATGTTTGCCCTTTCCTGGAAAATAATTTAATAGTCAGGTTGCAGGATGCAGGGTTCAGGCTGCAGGCTACAGGTTGCAGGTTGCAGGTCACACCTCATCACACCATACCCTTACTCAAACTACCTGCAACCTGCAACCTGCATCCTGTAACCTGTATCTTTTTGTTATTATATTCAGATGTTTATATAATTTTTTTAGTAAATCGACAGAAAACTGACATATTTAGCTAAATGCATATTGTGATTTTAAAAAAAAGCATTACTTTAGAGACAAAATATTTTATATGAGTATCTGGAAACATTAACACAAAGTTACAGGCGACAGGTTGCAAGCGACAACTCATCACTCATCACCCACACCCACACTACCTGCAGCCTGTAACCTGCAGCCTGCAACCATAGAGCAGGTATCTTGATATTAATCATTCCCGATACTCATTATATTTTAAACCAAACCATTAAACAAGAAGTGCCTATGAATTATCCTAAAAAAGTTAAAATTGGCGACATTACGGTAAGGGACGGGTTTCAGCATGAAGAAAAATTCATTTCCACGGAAGCCAAGCTATGGATTCTAGAACAGTTGATCCTGGCGGGATTCCGGCATATTGAGACTACAAACTTTGGGAATCCCAAGGGTATGCCACAGTTCAAAGATGCTGACATATTAATGAAAGCCCTCCACAACAGTAAGAAAATTAAGCATTTGCTGCAGGATGTCACGCTTACGGCCATCACTATCCGTGAAAAGGCGATAGAACGGGCAATTGAGGCAAAAAAGGAAGGATATGGCCCTGACCGGATCCTGGTAATGGTCAGTACTTCAGAATCCCATCATAAGACCAATTCAGGACTAACCCTGGATGAATACTGGAAGATGTGCGAGGAATACATTCCCAAATGCCATGATGCCGGAATACTGGTCAATGGCACTGTCAGCACGATCTGGGGTTGTCCGATCGAAGGACCAACCGAAATGAAAAAGGCCATTGAATTCACCAAAAGGTGGCTTGACATTGGTGCAGATGATGTGGAGCATGCAGATCACGACGGTTCTGCTTCTCCTGACCGGGTTTACCAATATTTTTCCATGCTCCTGGACTCCATCCCAAAGCCTGAGAAGCATATTGCCCACTTCCATACTACGCGTGGGTGGGGACTTGCAAACGTTTTGGCAGCGCTTCAGGCAGGGATCACCAATTACGAATCGACGATGGGAGGTATCGGCGGACAACCTGCCAACTTTGTCGACGACACTCCTGTAAGCGGTACAGGAAAATATTATTACAAAGACCCGAATATCGTCGGGCTGGTAAGCACAGAAGACATGGTAGTGATGATGGATGAAATGGGAATTGACACTGGTGTGAACATTGATAAAGTGCTGGAGATAGGCCGTATGATGGAAAGAATTGTTGGGCGGAGGCTCAGATCCGAGGCCATACGGAATGGACGAATCCCTAAAGAGTTGAGCGGAAGAAAATAAAACAAAAAGACCTGCCATCTGGCAGGTCTTTTTGTTTTAACTGTTCCGGTAAAGTAAACCAATGAGTTTCCCCGAAAAGGCATCATCAACGGGCACCTTGCTCTTATCTTTCATTTCAACATATCCTGAAGACCCTTTATGATAACAGAAAATATGTGCCGCATTGATAAAGTAGGAATGGTGAACCCTGATTAATCTATGGCTTCCTGCAAGATCAATCATATGCTGAAAATGGAGGTTGGCGGGAATATCTTCCCCTCCCTGCATATGAAAAACCATTCCTTTATCGACACGGCCACAGTAAACTATATGATCCTCATTCAGCAACAGAATGGAATCATCGGTCTGTATCTGCAACACTCTTCTTTGACCGGGTCTTTCTATAACTGAAATATCGCTCATAGCCTCAGTTAAATATCAATGCCGGGGAAACACCGGCACATAAAACCACAATTAAAAAGTAAATGTTCCGGTATAGGTAACATTCTTTTGGTTGTAATAGCCTGCGGTGGTTACACTGAAATTCCCCTGGCAGGAATTCGCATTGTATTGTCCGATTGCAACCCATCCTGCCGTGCTTTTGTAAAACTCATTGTTGGTGCCATGATAAATCACCTCAAAAAACCCGGCTTCATTGTCCATTCCGCAGTAATATGTACCGGGACCGGAAAAATTAGGCCTTCCCCAGTCTCCAATGGAGATATTTACCGAAACTTCCACCCCATCAACAGTACCGTTAATGGTAATATTCAGTGTTGTATCTGTCACCGAATAATTGTACAATGTTGCAAAACAATAGTTTGCTGAAAAATAACCGGATGCAGTTGACGAGAGTATCCCCGTGCAACCTGTGGTACCGGAGTTGTTGTTGGCTTCATCGTCCTTTTCTTCCTCACAGGAATAAGTGAAAATCATAACAAGAGCGAGCAGTAGAATTCCGAAAATCTTTTTCATTTCAGATGTATTTAGTTAAACAATAGGTCAACCCGTAAGGGTATTTTTACTGCAATACTAAAGCCTGATGAAAATAAATTCAACCGGAAACTGATGGTTGTGAAGAAGTGTTTATTATTTGCAGGGGAGATTTGA is drawn from Bacteroidota bacterium and contains these coding sequences:
- a CDS encoding methylcrotonoyl-CoA carboxylase, whose amino-acid sequence is MFKIESKIDVKSKEFQENKKAFSELLKNFRNIYREVSRGGSDDAIQKHKARGKLLARERIYKLIDPNTPFLELSTLASYDQYDNEFPSAGIATGIGVIHGREAVIIANDATVKGGTYMQWTIRKHLRAQEIAMENLLPTVYMVDSGGAFLPEQDRVFPDKNHFGRFFYNQARLSAMGVPQIAIVMGSCTAGGAYVPAMSDETIIVRNQGTIFLGGPPLVKAATGEEVSAEELGGADVHTSISGVADHFAENDTHAIQICRNIFESLEQKEKQFIDIAPVEDPAYDPEELYGIAPVDLKKAVDSREIIARIVDGSKFHEFKERYAPTIITGFARVMGFPVGILANNGVLFPESAVKGTHFIELCTSRKIPLLFLQNITGFMVGKDFERRGIAKDGAKMVHAVANADIPKFTIIFGGSFGAGNYGMAGRAFDPRLLFMWPNAKISVMGGMQAANVLITVKKDQYRAKGKEMPAEEIEKMRQSIEDKYDKEGSAYYSTSRLWDDGIIDPVDTRKIIAMGIAMSLNKPFPEQKYGVFRM
- a CDS encoding pyruvate carboxyltransferase — its product is MNYPKKVKIGDITVRDGFQHEEKFISTEAKLWILEQLILAGFRHIETTNFGNPKGMPQFKDADILMKALHNSKKIKHLLQDVTLTAITIREKAIERAIEAKKEGYGPDRILVMVSTSESHHKTNSGLTLDEYWKMCEEYIPKCHDAGILVNGTVSTIWGCPIEGPTEMKKAIEFTKRWLDIGADDVEHADHDGSASPDRVYQYFSMLLDSIPKPEKHIAHFHTTRGWGLANVLAALQAGITNYESTMGGIGGQPANFVDDTPVSGTGKYYYKDPNIVGLVSTEDMVVMMDEMGIDTGVNIDKVLEIGRMMERIVGRRLRSEAIRNGRIPKELSGRK
- a CDS encoding LytTR family transcriptional regulator DNA-binding domain-containing protein; the encoded protein is MSDISVIERPGQRRVLQIQTDDSILLLNEDHIVYCGRVDKGMVFHMQGGEDIPANLHFQHMIDLAGSHRLIRVHHSYFINAAHIFCYHKGSSGYVEMKDKSKVPVDDAFSGKLIGLLYRNS